The following are from one region of the Geoalkalibacter subterraneus genome:
- a CDS encoding TerB family tellurite resistance protein — protein sequence MIDSLKKIFGFQSSEAEETPSEGPDRTWVATAVLLLEMAHTDDGFHELESILVDRILGEKFDLDARALKDLRLYAEQRRQESLDLYQFAREINDHFSKKEKLEVMEHLWQIVFADGKIDPYEEALSRQLATLLKLSHKEMIDAKLHVREMLAQGEGGKR from the coding sequence ATGATTGATTCATTGAAGAAAATTTTTGGTTTCCAGTCGAGCGAGGCGGAAGAAACTCCCAGCGAGGGGCCGGACAGAACCTGGGTGGCGACAGCGGTGCTGCTGCTTGAAATGGCCCATACGGATGATGGTTTTCACGAACTGGAGTCCATTCTTGTCGACCGGATTCTGGGTGAAAAATTCGACCTCGACGCCCGCGCACTCAAGGATCTTCGTCTCTATGCGGAACAACGGCGGCAGGAAAGCCTTGATCTTTATCAGTTTGCCAGGGAGATCAACGATCACTTCAGCAAAAAGGAAAAGCTTGAAGTGATGGAGCATCTGTGGCAGATCGTTTTTGCAGATGGGAAGATAGATCCTTATGAAGAGGCACTGAGCCGCCAACTGGCCACATTGTTGAAGTTGTCGCATAAAGAGATGATCGATGCGAAATTGCATGTGCGTGAGATGTTGGCGCAGGGCGAAGGGGGAAAGAGGTGA
- a CDS encoding DUF6178 family protein: protein MPRIDLPQEKKKGHLTLLRETRTLRAGEYNALTVEERLRIVRNAVGRQKYDLIIEAVDSTELVQRLPSQEIYLLLKELGAEDCTELLAMTNTEQMMIFFDLDFWRDEEFLPDSALQWLAMLLETGEDNVLRTAHELDFDLLTVLLQKFITITRGLESLTDEDALAEGRLERLYDMDFRDSESAKIVGMFLDILYRHDRDFYIGLMESVRNEIPAEIEEVAQENRRGRLLDRGFPDPFEAMSVFSPIDAGIFERRSESKIPFQAGENGVEAPGFFLVEPAGDLLGEILSRGIEPETCWEMAYLLNKVMMAERADVGDLEQIAEKAREVYGYLNIALEYLGRGDFEKAMQRFTHAYLEHLLRLGLGLVMPLRERARVVKQSGAMTFLDGPFRALVESLCYKRPRFYEGMVEVNRAGERFFKRLDDIRLAEQWLSRIEIQVQLFDGRLGFDLPDPQGEVLKGCVPDQVGDLALSDLFLTAWGNRLLGRDFSPVPIAKRLLPELHKVVCADGTLREEVRREIRQATESLLPGAGEFSDYCLDLWQEQFCTLAPDALDVRFIGAMIIRLD from the coding sequence ATGCCACGAATCGATCTGCCCCAGGAAAAGAAAAAGGGGCATCTGACCCTGCTGCGTGAGACACGTACTCTTCGTGCCGGCGAATACAACGCTCTGACGGTCGAGGAGCGCCTGCGCATTGTGCGCAATGCCGTGGGGAGGCAGAAGTACGATCTGATCATCGAGGCCGTTGACAGCACCGAGTTGGTGCAGCGTCTGCCGTCGCAGGAAATCTATCTTCTGCTCAAGGAACTGGGGGCTGAAGACTGCACGGAACTGCTGGCAATGACCAACACCGAACAGATGATGATTTTCTTTGATCTTGATTTCTGGCGTGACGAGGAGTTTTTGCCCGATTCCGCTCTGCAATGGCTGGCCATGCTGCTGGAAACCGGCGAGGACAATGTCCTGCGGACGGCGCACGAACTCGATTTCGACCTTTTGACCGTTTTGTTGCAGAAGTTCATTACGATTACCCGCGGGCTCGAGTCTCTGACCGATGAGGATGCCCTGGCTGAAGGCAGGCTTGAGCGCTTGTACGACATGGACTTTCGTGATTCCGAAAGCGCCAAGATTGTCGGGATGTTCCTGGATATCCTCTATCGCCACGACCGCGATTTTTATATCGGGTTGATGGAGTCGGTCCGCAACGAGATCCCGGCCGAAATCGAGGAAGTCGCTCAGGAGAACCGGCGCGGACGCCTGCTTGACCGTGGTTTCCCCGATCCTTTCGAGGCTATGAGTGTCTTCAGTCCCATTGACGCCGGCATCTTCGAGCGGCGATCCGAAAGTAAGATCCCCTTCCAGGCGGGTGAGAATGGAGTCGAGGCGCCGGGTTTCTTCCTGGTGGAGCCGGCGGGGGATCTGCTCGGCGAAATTCTTTCCCGCGGGATTGAGCCCGAAACCTGCTGGGAGATGGCCTATCTGCTCAACAAGGTCATGATGGCCGAGCGGGCCGATGTCGGAGATCTGGAGCAGATTGCCGAAAAGGCGCGGGAGGTCTACGGCTATCTCAATATTGCACTTGAATACCTGGGGCGCGGGGATTTTGAAAAGGCCATGCAGCGCTTTACCCATGCATACCTTGAGCACCTGCTGCGGCTGGGGCTGGGGTTGGTCATGCCCCTGCGGGAGCGGGCCCGTGTTGTGAAGCAATCCGGTGCGATGACCTTTCTCGATGGCCCTTTCAGGGCGTTGGTCGAGTCCCTGTGCTATAAACGGCCCCGTTTCTATGAAGGAATGGTTGAGGTCAATCGCGCTGGGGAGCGCTTTTTTAAGCGGCTCGACGACATTCGTCTTGCCGAGCAGTGGTTGAGTCGTATCGAGATCCAGGTACAGCTTTTTGATGGGCGACTCGGTTTTGATCTGCCCGATCCGCAGGGCGAAGTGCTCAAGGGGTGCGTGCCCGATCAGGTCGGCGACCTGGCGCTCTCGGACTTGTTTCTGACCGCCTGGGGAAATCGCCTGCTGGGCCGTGATTTTTCCCCGGTCCCCATTGCCAAGCGTCTTTTGCCTGAGTTGCACAAAGTTGTCTGCGCCGATGGTACCCTGCGCGAGGAGGTTCGCCGGGAAATTCGCCAGGCCACAGAGTCCCTTTTGCCCGGGGCGGGTGAATTTTCCGATTATTGCCTGGACCTGTGGCAGGAGCAATTCTGCACCCTTGCACCTGATGCGCTCGATGTGCGATTCATCGGGGCGATGATCATTCGATTGGACTGA
- a CDS encoding ATP-binding protein, which produces MPSQTVDNIEKTSHAPAERLTQPQAFAQYQYFAEDSLLRRFLDAIPIQLVVLNTHRQIIFSNRAVLEFLGAASEDSVLGSRPGEVFGCINADTLPGGCGTADMCRTCGAVNAILAAIDGQPGHQEYRLTRTFDKHTESLDLRVDTMPLEHRGERFVVFAVQDISDQKRRSVLENIFFHDILNLAGGVKSFAQLLAENPDGAEAPEMVRLIESAASQVVEEINAQRMLLAAENRELKVRPQLLNGPEILKRAAELYQSHPVADHQTIHIETGSGDPWFTSDKALVGRVLGNMLKNALEAGRKGDRVTLGFKRQGQQVQFRVHNRAFIKKDVQQQLFQRSFSTKGHGRGIGTYGMRLLAEEFLGGRVVFESTPENGTTFQLVLPQNLPSD; this is translated from the coding sequence ATGCCATCCCAAACTGTCGACAACATTGAAAAGACCAGTCATGCACCGGCGGAGCGTCTGACACAACCCCAGGCGTTTGCCCAGTATCAGTATTTTGCTGAAGATTCACTGCTGCGCCGTTTTCTGGATGCAATCCCGATTCAACTTGTTGTCCTCAATACGCATCGGCAGATCATTTTCAGCAACCGTGCCGTCCTTGAATTTCTCGGTGCCGCATCAGAAGATTCTGTCCTCGGCTCCCGCCCGGGTGAAGTCTTTGGCTGCATCAATGCCGACACCCTTCCGGGCGGTTGCGGCACAGCGGATATGTGCCGAACCTGCGGTGCGGTCAATGCCATACTTGCCGCGATTGACGGACAGCCCGGACACCAGGAATACCGCCTGACCCGTACTTTCGACAAACACACCGAAAGTCTTGATCTCAGGGTCGACACAATGCCCTTGGAGCATCGGGGGGAGAGGTTCGTTGTTTTTGCGGTCCAGGACATCAGCGACCAGAAGCGCCGCTCTGTTCTGGAAAACATCTTTTTCCACGACATTCTCAATCTGGCCGGCGGCGTCAAAAGCTTCGCTCAACTTCTGGCGGAAAACCCCGACGGAGCGGAGGCCCCCGAAATGGTGCGCCTGATCGAATCTGCCGCCTCACAGGTCGTGGAAGAGATCAACGCTCAACGCATGTTGCTGGCCGCGGAGAATAGAGAGTTGAAAGTCAGGCCGCAGTTGCTCAACGGCCCTGAAATTCTCAAGCGGGCTGCAGAACTCTATCAAAGCCATCCGGTCGCGGACCATCAGACCATCCACATCGAAACAGGCTCGGGTGATCCCTGGTTCACCAGTGACAAAGCGCTGGTCGGCCGAGTGCTGGGCAACATGCTGAAAAACGCCCTGGAGGCCGGCCGTAAAGGCGACAGGGTCACGCTCGGATTCAAGCGGCAGGGGCAACAGGTGCAGTTCCGGGTCCACAACCGCGCCTTCATCAAGAAGGACGTCCAACAGCAACTCTTCCAACGTTCATTTTCGACCAAAGGCCATGGACGTGGAATTGGCACCTACGGGATGCGCCTGCTTGCAGAAGAGTTTCTCGGCGGGCGGGTCGTTTTCGAATCAACGCCGGAAAACGGAACGACGTTCCAGCTGGTCCTGCCTCAGAACCTTCCATCAGACTGA
- a CDS encoding nucleotidyltransferase family protein, with amino-acid sequence MSMPIAAIVLAAGRSTRMGRCKQLLPLNERPALQLVLNALTEGQVARIAVVLGPQGLEVSSAAEARDTILVTNPDPAGDMASSVLAGLSALDPSYAAILIALADMPLIRPTTIQALIQSYRQAPCAILIPTHMGRSGHPPLFAQSVLRRLRAGETLRDLRNRHKADTRRFPVDDPGILLDMDTSEDYSHLNALLQKRQGR; translated from the coding sequence ATGTCGATGCCGATCGCGGCGATCGTGCTGGCAGCAGGCCGCTCGACAAGGATGGGCCGCTGCAAACAGCTTTTGCCCCTCAATGAGCGCCCTGCACTCCAACTCGTCCTCAACGCTCTGACCGAAGGGCAGGTAGCGCGAATAGCCGTCGTGCTTGGTCCCCAGGGCCTGGAGGTATCAAGCGCGGCTGAAGCGCGGGACACGATCCTTGTCACCAATCCCGACCCTGCGGGCGACATGGCATCTTCGGTGCTGGCGGGCCTGTCTGCCCTGGATCCAAGTTATGCCGCGATTTTAATTGCGCTGGCGGACATGCCTTTGATTCGCCCCACAACCATCCAGGCCCTGATCCAGTCCTACCGTCAGGCTCCCTGCGCAATCCTGATCCCGACCCACATGGGGCGCAGCGGGCACCCTCCCCTGTTTGCCCAATCCGTTCTCCGCCGGCTGCGTGCGGGGGAAACCCTGCGTGATCTGCGCAATCGCCACAAGGCAGACACCCGGCGATTCCCCGTGGATGATCCCGGCATCCTTCTCGACATGGATACATCGGAAGACTACTCTCATTTGAACGCCCTGCTCCAGAAACGGCAGGGGCGCTGA
- the crcB gene encoding fluoride efflux transporter CrcB, which yields MKVFYIGLFGAAGCLARYWVSGWGYALFGRSLPYGTLMVNMLGSFLLGMLMEAGLRTTIFSVDVRTGLAVGFMGGFTTFSTFSYETWRLIEEGSLWQAGATVLLNVIACVVLAGLGIYVARQF from the coding sequence ATGAAAGTTTTCTATATTGGATTGTTCGGCGCGGCCGGCTGTCTGGCGCGCTACTGGGTTTCTGGCTGGGGGTACGCGCTTTTCGGACGCAGCCTTCCCTATGGAACCCTGATGGTCAATATGCTCGGATCGTTTCTGCTCGGCATGCTGATGGAAGCGGGGCTGCGCACCACGATCTTTTCCGTTGATGTGCGTACTGGATTGGCCGTCGGATTCATGGGGGGCTTTACCACTTTTTCGACTTTTTCCTATGAAACCTGGCGGCTGATCGAAGAGGGCAGTTTATGGCAGGCGGGAGCCACTGTTCTGCTCAATGTCATCGCTTGCGTTGTGCTTGCAGGGCTGGGCATCTATGTTGCCCGCCAGTTTTAA
- a CDS encoding acetyl-CoA hydrolase/transferase C-terminal domain-containing protein, which translates to MSDFGTLESRVRRKSLLKKVVKAEDTIEHFKSGMNLMWSGFTPAGYPKEVPIALADHVEKNNLQGKLKFNLFIGASVGAETEDRWATLDMIDRRWPYQTGKNIAKGINEGRIRMGDKHLGLFAQDAGYGFYTENGRYDIGIIEVSAINEDCGLALTTSCGIVAETINLCDKIIIEVNTGQPSFEGMHDIFMQYKPPRRQPFLITKADDRIGTSYVPCDPDKIVAVVESKRRDKGRAFSEMDDTSEAIADHILDFFAHEVKMGRLPENLLPLQSGVGSIANAVVGGLAKGPFSNLTVYTEVLQDTMLDLFDSGKLNCASACSLSLSEDPGFPRFFDNWEKYFDKIVLRPLSISNAPEPIRRLGCIAMNTPVEFDMYAHANSTLVGGTRMINGLGGSGDFLRNGYLKIMHTPSVRPTKTDPLGITCVVPKAPHIDHTEHDLDCVVTEQGLADLRGLAPKDRALKIINTCAHPEYRPILLDYFERAKKECLSKGIGHEPQLFDRCFKMQQNLATNGTMRIKNWDINIDLCE; encoded by the coding sequence ATGTCCGATTTCGGAACCCTGGAAAGTCGCGTTCGTCGCAAGTCCCTGCTCAAGAAGGTCGTGAAGGCCGAAGACACCATTGAGCACTTCAAGTCCGGCATGAATTTGATGTGGTCCGGTTTCACCCCCGCCGGCTACCCCAAAGAGGTTCCCATCGCGCTGGCAGACCACGTCGAGAAAAACAATCTGCAGGGCAAACTGAAATTCAACCTGTTCATCGGTGCTTCCGTCGGTGCTGAAACGGAAGACCGCTGGGCGACCCTTGACATGATCGACCGCCGCTGGCCTTACCAGACCGGCAAGAACATTGCCAAGGGGATCAACGAAGGCCGCATCCGCATGGGCGACAAGCACCTCGGCCTGTTCGCACAGGACGCCGGTTACGGTTTCTACACGGAAAACGGTCGCTACGACATTGGCATCATTGAAGTTTCTGCCATCAACGAAGACTGCGGGCTGGCCCTGACCACCTCCTGCGGCATCGTCGCGGAAACCATTAACCTCTGCGACAAAATCATCATCGAGGTCAACACCGGACAGCCCTCCTTCGAAGGCATGCATGACATCTTCATGCAGTACAAGCCGCCGCGTCGTCAGCCTTTCCTGATCACCAAGGCGGACGACCGCATCGGCACCTCCTATGTCCCCTGCGATCCCGACAAGATCGTCGCCGTGGTTGAGTCCAAGCGCCGCGACAAGGGCCGTGCCTTCTCCGAGATGGACGACACCTCGGAAGCCATTGCTGACCACATCCTCGACTTCTTTGCTCACGAAGTCAAAATGGGCCGCCTGCCCGAGAACCTGCTGCCCCTGCAGTCCGGTGTCGGCTCCATCGCCAACGCTGTCGTCGGCGGCCTGGCAAAAGGTCCGTTCTCCAATCTGACCGTTTATACCGAAGTTCTGCAGGACACCATGCTCGACCTGTTCGACTCCGGCAAGCTCAACTGCGCTTCGGCCTGCTCCCTGTCTCTGTCTGAAGATCCCGGCTTCCCACGCTTCTTTGACAACTGGGAGAAGTATTTCGACAAGATCGTGCTGCGCCCCCTGTCCATTTCCAACGCTCCCGAGCCGATCCGTCGTCTGGGGTGCATCGCCATGAATACCCCGGTCGAGTTCGACATGTATGCTCACGCCAACTCAACCCTGGTCGGCGGCACCCGCATGATCAACGGCCTGGGCGGTTCCGGCGACTTCCTGCGCAACGGCTATCTCAAGATCATGCACACCCCGTCGGTACGCCCCACCAAGACCGATCCGCTGGGCATCACCTGCGTGGTCCCGAAGGCGCCTCATATCGACCACACCGAGCACGACCTCGACTGCGTGGTCACCGAGCAGGGTCTTGCCGACCTGCGCGGCCTGGCACCGAAAGATCGTGCCCTCAAAATCATCAACACCTGCGCACACCCCGAGTATCGCCCGATTCTGCTGGACTACTTCGAGCGCGCCAAGAAAGAGTGCCTCTCCAAGGGGATTGGTCACGAGCCTCAGCTCTTCGACCGCTGTTTCAAGATGCAGCAGAACCTTGCAACCAACGGCACCATGCGCATCAAGAACTGGGATATCAATATCGATCTCTGCGAATAA
- a CDS encoding XdhC family protein translates to MEDITLYEEIIRLKNGEQPATLVTLIRSTGSTPRKAGAKMLVRSDGSIHGTIGGGRLEVEVIQKALETVEKGRPSTAEFDLTEDFGHACGGRLMFYLEPINPRPYLVIFGAGHIGRMLAQLANQSGFYVTVVEENPQRPPLECADETIFCSFEEAFPRLKCGKRSAIAVVTSEHERDFSVVRAALDTEAGFIGMLGSRRKRAALVDYLRRSGLSEDQLGRVTSPIGLDIGAQTPSEIAVSVVAQLISFRRQHVDADRGDRAGSRPLDKDGPLQTAFAPQ, encoded by the coding sequence ATGGAAGATATCACTCTTTACGAGGAGATCATCCGCCTGAAAAACGGCGAACAGCCCGCCACCCTGGTCACACTGATCCGCTCAACCGGCTCCACTCCGCGCAAAGCCGGGGCTAAAATGCTGGTTCGATCGGACGGCAGCATCCATGGGACCATCGGCGGCGGACGCCTGGAGGTTGAAGTCATTCAAAAAGCTCTTGAGACGGTGGAAAAAGGCCGGCCGAGCACAGCGGAATTTGACTTGACCGAGGACTTCGGTCATGCCTGCGGCGGTCGCCTGATGTTCTATCTCGAACCAATCAATCCGCGGCCGTACCTGGTTATTTTTGGAGCCGGGCATATCGGGCGGATGCTGGCCCAACTGGCGAACCAAAGCGGATTTTACGTCACGGTGGTGGAGGAGAACCCACAGAGGCCGCCGCTGGAATGTGCCGATGAAACGATTTTCTGCTCTTTCGAAGAGGCCTTTCCGCGGCTGAAATGTGGCAAACGCTCTGCCATCGCCGTCGTTACCAGCGAGCACGAGCGTGATTTTTCAGTGGTGCGGGCCGCCCTGGACACCGAAGCCGGCTTTATCGGCATGCTGGGCAGTCGGCGCAAAAGGGCAGCCCTAGTCGACTACCTGCGGCGTTCAGGGCTCTCGGAAGACCAACTGGGGCGCGTGACATCGCCCATCGGTCTCGACATCGGCGCCCAGACTCCCTCGGAAATTGCGGTCAGCGTCGTTGCACAACTGATTTCTTTCAGGAGACAACATGTCGATGCCGATCGCGGCGATCGTGCTGGCAGCAGGCCGCTCGACAAGGATGGGCCGCTGCAAACAGCTTTTGCCCCTCAATGA
- the rpoH gene encoding RNA polymerase sigma factor RpoH — translation MNLATLPVPQDGLEHYMQQITRFDILSREEEYDLARRYYKRGEIDAAHRLICANLRFVVKIAYEYRGYGLKLLDLIQEGNIGLMMAVKKFNPERGIRLISYAVWWIRAYIHNFIIRSWSLVKIGTTQAQKKLFFKLSRTRAKIAHLQGDDDPARIAKELEVEEDEVESMALRMSARDASLDLELSEGEDYSLLDTLADERDNQEQLLAQQEESRARKLQVRSALAVLNERERRIISERILAEDPRTLQDLAADYGISRERVRQVEQNAMNKMRRALEQTGHSSPQTCAAN, via the coding sequence ATGAATCTGGCCACCCTGCCCGTTCCGCAGGACGGGCTTGAACACTACATGCAGCAGATCACCCGCTTCGACATTCTGTCACGGGAAGAAGAATACGATCTGGCACGCCGTTATTACAAGCGCGGCGAAATCGACGCCGCCCACCGACTGATATGCGCCAACCTGCGCTTTGTCGTTAAAATTGCCTACGAATACCGCGGTTACGGCCTCAAACTGCTCGACCTGATCCAGGAGGGCAACATCGGCCTGATGATGGCGGTCAAAAAATTCAATCCTGAACGGGGAATCAGGCTGATCTCCTATGCCGTCTGGTGGATCAGGGCCTATATTCACAATTTCATAATTCGCAGCTGGTCCCTGGTTAAAATCGGCACAACCCAGGCACAGAAGAAACTTTTCTTCAAACTGAGCCGCACCCGTGCCAAAATCGCCCACCTGCAGGGTGATGATGATCCCGCCCGCATCGCCAAGGAACTTGAGGTCGAAGAGGACGAGGTCGAGTCGATGGCCCTGCGGATGAGTGCCCGCGATGCCTCCCTGGATCTCGAACTCAGCGAGGGGGAGGATTACAGTCTTCTCGACACGCTGGCCGACGAACGCGACAACCAGGAGCAGCTGCTGGCGCAGCAGGAAGAATCCCGGGCGCGAAAGCTTCAGGTTCGAAGCGCACTGGCGGTACTGAACGAACGTGAGCGCCGCATTATCAGCGAGCGTATCCTTGCGGAAGATCCACGCACTCTCCAGGACCTTGCGGCCGATTACGGCATCAGCCGTGAACGGGTGCGCCAGGTGGAACAGAACGCCATGAACAAGATGCGTCGCGCCCTGGAACAAACCGGGCATTCAAGCCCACAGACATGCGCTGCCAATTGA
- a CDS encoding tRNA (mnm(5)s(2)U34)-methyltransferase: MSSALLLPLTRIVPWSQSLLAEVLATGDLAVDLTAGAGRDTLFLWQQVAPSGSVVAFDVQEAALERTRLLLQAEGVPVFLHSYEDPGSFAKPGVHLIHDSHAQWLQYDFDSPRVVIANLGYLPDGDRSLVTQKDSTLRALTVALRHLRDQGRLAVVGYPGHEGGQEEVEAVGFLLSGLDPERWQVLHLRAANCPQAPLLWVAEKKAA, translated from the coding sequence GTGAGTTCTGCTCTGCTCCTACCCTTGACCCGCATCGTACCCTGGTCCCAATCCTTGTTGGCGGAGGTCCTGGCAACCGGTGATCTTGCAGTGGATCTGACCGCGGGGGCGGGGCGCGATACTCTTTTTCTGTGGCAACAGGTGGCGCCTTCGGGTTCAGTGGTGGCTTTCGATGTCCAGGAGGCCGCGCTGGAAAGGACCCGTCTTCTGTTGCAGGCTGAAGGGGTGCCCGTGTTTCTGCACTCCTATGAAGACCCTGGCAGCTTTGCAAAGCCTGGTGTTCATCTGATCCATGACAGCCATGCTCAATGGCTGCAGTATGACTTTGATTCGCCGCGTGTCGTTATCGCCAACCTGGGATACCTCCCCGACGGAGACCGTTCACTGGTTACGCAGAAGGATTCGACTCTGAGAGCCCTGACTGTTGCGTTGCGGCACCTCAGGGATCAGGGTCGTCTGGCGGTCGTGGGCTACCCCGGTCATGAAGGGGGACAGGAAGAGGTCGAGGCGGTCGGGTTTCTGCTGAGCGGTCTTGATCCCGAAAGGTGGCAGGTTCTGCATCTTCGGGCGGCAAATTGCCCTCAGGCCCCATTGCTGTGGGTGGCTGAGAAAAAAGCGGCCTGA
- a CDS encoding DUF190 domain-containing protein codes for MKLEGEQTLMRIFVGESDRWQRKPLYEAIVEMLKSEGFAGATVLKGVMGFGAGSVVHSDRLLRLSSDLPVVIEVVESAEMIENVLDRLDEMVSGGMITLEKARVIRYRPEEKK; via the coding sequence ATGAAGCTTGAGGGCGAGCAGACCCTGATGCGAATTTTTGTTGGTGAAAGCGACCGCTGGCAGAGAAAACCGCTTTACGAGGCCATTGTGGAGATGCTGAAAAGCGAAGGGTTTGCCGGTGCGACTGTCCTCAAGGGGGTCATGGGATTCGGCGCCGGCAGCGTGGTGCACAGCGATCGATTGTTGCGCCTGTCTTCAGATCTGCCGGTCGTGATCGAAGTCGTTGAATCTGCGGAGATGATTGAAAATGTGCTGGACCGCCTCGATGAGATGGTCTCCGGCGGTATGATCACCCTCGAGAAAGCCCGTGTCATCCGCTATCGGCCTGAGGAGAAGAAATAA
- a CDS encoding outer membrane protein assembly factor BamD, with product MLKRFFLLTFILALSACAPSPDTDNLGGVQKHFTEGESYFERGLYDEAIASWEKVRDSYYSPELNILAEIKIADAYFEAERYVEAAVAYEDFLKQHPDHPRNADVLYQLGLTYYRQILSVDRDQTATRNALATFEILLEKYPEDPRREEVGALIQRCRDHLAAHELYVGRFYLRTGHPKAAAQRLEYLFETYPNFFERDEAYFYLGRAYLELGNRDKAVDAFNTLMKEFPKSEYIPKAQKIVAKAF from the coding sequence ATGTTGAAACGATTTTTCCTGCTCACGTTTATTCTCGCCCTCTCGGCCTGCGCTCCCAGCCCGGATACCGATAACCTTGGCGGAGTCCAGAAGCATTTCACCGAAGGTGAAAGCTATTTCGAGCGCGGTCTGTATGACGAGGCAATCGCCTCCTGGGAAAAAGTTCGCGACAGTTATTATTCACCGGAACTCAACATCCTTGCCGAAATCAAGATTGCCGATGCCTACTTCGAGGCCGAGCGTTATGTGGAAGCAGCTGTGGCCTACGAAGACTTTCTCAAACAGCACCCCGATCACCCCCGCAACGCCGACGTCCTTTACCAGCTGGGGCTCACCTATTACCGCCAGATCCTGTCGGTGGACCGCGACCAGACCGCAACACGCAACGCCTTGGCGACATTCGAGATCCTGCTTGAGAAATACCCCGAGGATCCCCGGCGCGAAGAAGTCGGTGCCCTTATACAGCGCTGTCGCGATCATCTTGCCGCCCACGAACTCTATGTCGGCCGCTTCTACCTGCGAACCGGCCATCCGAAAGCTGCTGCCCAGCGGCTGGAATATCTCTTTGAGACCTACCCCAATTTCTTTGAGCGTGACGAGGCCTATTTTTATCTGGGACGCGCCTACCTGGAATTGGGCAATCGCGACAAAGCCGTAGACGCCTTCAACACCCTGATGAAGGAGTTTCCCAAGAGCGAATATATCCCCAAAGCGCAGAAGATTGTTGCCAAAGCATTTTAG
- a CDS encoding OmpA family protein: MNTLYRGILSCALAVSLALAGVATASAEQKERAFTLSPMVGGYVYDGAENIKDDIQYSLGIGYNFTKSWGAEFVAGLTPTDIDEGNGDVDVMHFRMDGLYHFLTDNALVPYLAAGVGLQNKDYEDGSDDSEALFNWGGGIKYWLTERTALRADVRHLLTGEAVNNMSYSAGLAWQFAEAAKPEPRDSDGDGVPDERDQCPGTPRGVQVDNKGCPLDSDGDGVPDYRDKCPGTPKGVQVDDKGCPLDSDGDGVPDHLDQCPDTPKGASVDDKGCALDSDGDGVPDYRDKCPDTPAGELVDEDGCTLKMTMHINFDLDKTAIKPEYESELARAAAFIQKHRDVPYILVAGHTDSLGSESYNKDLSMRRAQAVVDYLVSEHGIDRKRLVARGYGEAQPVADNSTAEGRYQNRRVETICCMVLPPEE; the protein is encoded by the coding sequence ATGAACACATTGTATCGAGGGATTCTGTCCTGCGCCCTGGCCGTCAGCCTGGCCCTGGCTGGGGTTGCAACCGCTTCGGCCGAGCAGAAGGAGAGGGCCTTTACCCTTTCCCCCATGGTGGGCGGCTACGTTTATGACGGCGCCGAGAACATTAAAGATGACATTCAGTACAGTCTTGGTATCGGCTACAACTTTACCAAGTCCTGGGGCGCTGAATTTGTCGCCGGCCTGACCCCCACCGACATTGACGAAGGCAACGGCGACGTCGATGTGATGCACTTCCGCATGGATGGCCTTTATCATTTCCTGACGGACAACGCCCTGGTGCCCTATCTGGCCGCCGGCGTGGGGCTGCAGAATAAAGACTACGAAGACGGCTCCGACGACAGCGAAGCTCTCTTCAACTGGGGTGGCGGGATCAAATACTGGCTGACAGAAAGAACCGCCCTGCGCGCCGATGTGCGGCATCTGCTGACCGGCGAGGCTGTCAACAACATGAGCTATTCCGCCGGCCTTGCATGGCAGTTCGCCGAAGCGGCCAAGCCCGAGCCCCGCGACAGCGACGGCGACGGCGTACCCGATGAGCGCGACCAGTGCCCCGGCACCCCCAGGGGTGTTCAGGTCGACAACAAGGGCTGCCCTCTTGACAGTGACGGCGACGGTGTCCCCGACTATCGCGACAAATGCCCCGGCACCCCCAAAGGCGTCCAGGTCGATGACAAGGGCTGCCCCCTTGACAGCGATGGCGACGGTGTCCCCGATCATCTTGACCAGTGCCCCGACACCCCCAAAGGCGCCTCTGTTGACGACAAGGGCTGTGCCCTCGACAGCGACGGCGACGGCGTACCCGATTATCGCGACAAATGCCCCGACACCCCGGCAGGCGAACTGGTCGATGAGGACGGCTGCACCCTCAAAATGACCATGCACATCAACTTCGATCTTGACAAAACAGCCATTAAACCCGAGTACGAATCAGAACTCGCCCGTGCGGCGGCCTTCATCCAGAAGCACCGCGACGTGCCTTACATCCTGGTCGCGGGTCATACAGACTCTCTGGGCAGTGAATCCTACAACAAGGATCTTTCCATGCGCCGCGCCCAGGCAGTCGTTGACTACCTGGTCAGCGAACATGGAATTGACCGCAAGCGGCTGGTCGCACGTGGCTACGGCGAGGCGCAACCGGTTGCCGACAACAGCACCGCTGAAGGACGCTATCAGAACCGCCGCGTCGAAACCATCTGCTGCATGGTGCTGCCGCCTGAAGAATAA